A region from the Metopolophium dirhodum isolate CAU chromosome 9, ASM1992520v1, whole genome shotgun sequence genome encodes:
- the LOC132951816 gene encoding uncharacterized protein LOC132951816, whose protein sequence is MGIIIGVLRVGVIGLLVFLNRSHLIESYHVLRKGVPKKMVKCVDRGVLRNITKMESRKFDMLVSLREKLINAGVQVNLQPAAAVSCSSIDKEEFQEMKKINLKLKNRLTELEEMIRRADEKQKSRDLQDLTDKVDKMLNYQQSLTEKIDGELVSIGSDVETIKNRCGVLNTIFHELENKFISLERNMEKPMRKYDAMKTRIRTLERDVMKNTSHVIGMDRSNRSLESWTRLQYFGSAGMFPPTDNHCYGEPPAFDAASSYNDTPPVPRPPAQYFLPSMTQFGPSAPPPAPPAPNIFLPKPPPMTPKKTELKVTGSDESSSSSVITPKVEKVYNQIPITTAMLKSVVLKPPDERKRVSKSAAI, encoded by the exons ATGGGTATAATCATCGGAGTTCTACGTGTTGGTGTTATCGGattgttagtatttttaaatagaagTCATCTGATTGAATCGTATCATGTTTTACGGAAGGGCGTGCCAAAGAAAATGGTGAAATGTGTTGATCGTGGAGTATTAAGGAATATTACGAAAATGGAATCCAGGAAATTCGATATGCTA GTAAGTCTGCGTGAAAAACTTATCAACGCAGGTGTTCAGGTCAATTTACAGCCTGCAGCTGCAGTATCCTGCAGTAGTATTGACAAAGAAGAGTTTCAAGAAATGAAGAAAATAAAtctgaaattgaaaaataggtTGACGGAATTGGAAG aaatgatCAGACGCGCTGACGAAAAACAAAAGTCTCGGGATCTACaa GATTTAACAGACAAGGTagacaaaatgttaaattaccAGCAGTCGTTAACGGAAAAAATCGACGGTGAACTCGTGAGCATCGGGAGCGACGTTGAAACTATTAAAAACCGTTGTGGCGTGTTGAATACAATATTCCACGagctagaaaataaatttatctcaTTAGAAA GGAACATGGAAAAGCCGATGCGCAAATATGACGCAATGAAGACGAGGATCAGAACCCTAGAaa GAGATGTAATGAAAAATACTTCACACGTCATCGGTATGGACCGTTCAAACCGTTCGTTGGAGTCGTGGACAAGACTGCAATACTTCGGGTCCGCTGGAATGTTTCCACCTACAGATAACCACTGTTACGGTGAACCACCTGCATTCGATGCAGCTTCATCTTATAATGATACACCACCAGTGCCGAGACCACCGGCTCAGTATTTTTTACCCTCGATGACACAGTTTGGTCCGTCGGCGCCGCCACCTGCACCGCCGGCGCCTAATATATTTTTGCCAAAACCACCACCGATGACTCCGAAAAAAACGGAATTGAAGGTGACGGGTTCTGACGAATCAAGCTCTTCCTCGGTGATCACACCGAAAGTAGAGAAAGTGTACAACCAGATCCCCATAACGACTGCTATGCTTAAGTCCGTTGTTCTCAAGCCACCGGACGAGAGGAAGAGAGTAAGCAAATCGGCGGCGATATAA